A portion of the Candidatus Marinarcus aquaticus genome contains these proteins:
- a CDS encoding LysE family translocator — MEIYLSGFLALALAHFVALLSPGVDFFLILSNASKYGRSSGVVTSAGIATGNLVYILLALFGITLIKENELVFASLKILGSLYLLYIGYMLLRVKKRELFSNQTEEKKRKKETIKYFSMGFLSAILNPKNSIFYLTMFTISIQNDTPFYVQSFYAAWMFLAVLFWDIFVVYLVTNSKSRIWVERYSNHIEKVSGAILLFLGSSILVDSVLY, encoded by the coding sequence ATGGAGATATATCTATCGGGTTTTTTAGCGCTGGCATTGGCACACTTTGTGGCATTGCTCAGTCCGGGAGTTGACTTTTTTTTAATTCTTTCAAACGCTTCAAAATATGGACGCTCTTCTGGAGTAGTCACATCTGCTGGAATCGCTACGGGAAATTTGGTCTATATTTTATTGGCATTGTTTGGAATAACTCTAATTAAAGAGAATGAATTGGTTTTTGCATCCCTTAAAATATTGGGTTCCCTCTATCTTTTGTATATTGGTTATATGCTTTTAAGAGTAAAAAAAAGAGAACTCTTTTCAAATCAAACAGAAGAGAAAAAACGAAAAAAAGAGACAATAAAATATTTTTCAATGGGCTTTTTATCTGCAATTTTGAATCCTAAAAATTCCATATTTTATTTGACGATGTTTACAATATCGATTCAAAATGACACCCCATTTTATGTGCAATCATTTTACGCAGCATGGATGTTTCTTGCAGTACTGTTTTGGGATATTTTTGTTGTTTATTTGGTGACAAATTCAAAAAGTCGTATATGGGTTGAGCGATATTCAAACCATATAGAGAAAGTTTCAGGAGCAATTCTTCTGTTTTTGGGCAGTTCTATTTTAGTTGACAGCGTATTATACTAA
- a CDS encoding GNAT family N-acetyltransferase — protein sequence MNLKNYLEEANIIDFSNQAIHNLAKSLSQNCSSDEQIAKNCFIYVRDEVAHSGDIKAEVTTCKASDVLKYKTGWCYAKSHLLAALLRANNIPTGFCYQRLSCGEYEDDQYCLHGLNAVYLEKYGWYRIDPRGNKEGVDAQFTPPIEKLAFKLEKNEYDLAQIYDKPLTMVIKSLQTFEGYKQMSKNLPLTNEFIRRAKYEDAEELSSLVTGLLPYIFKQTPSWFEEEISQESFEKRLKDKSYEHYIYTVDKKTVGFLVIKEKSHLFHLFVDEMFHKKGIAKKLFECVKNNMDVTHMRVNASLYSVPVYKALGFKERGKEENYQGLEYQPMVYQSIV from the coding sequence ATGAATTTAAAAAACTATTTAGAAGAGGCAAACATCATTGATTTTAGCAATCAAGCAATACACAACTTAGCCAAAAGTTTATCACAAAACTGCAGTAGCGATGAACAAATAGCTAAAAACTGTTTTATTTATGTTCGAGATGAAGTAGCACACAGTGGTGATATAAAAGCAGAAGTTACTACGTGTAAAGCAAGCGATGTCTTAAAGTATAAAACAGGTTGGTGTTATGCTAAATCGCATCTTCTTGCAGCGCTTTTAAGAGCCAACAATATCCCTACAGGGTTTTGTTATCAACGTTTGAGTTGTGGAGAGTATGAAGATGATCAGTATTGTTTGCATGGTTTAAATGCTGTGTATTTGGAAAAATATGGTTGGTATCGTATAGACCCACGAGGAAACAAAGAGGGTGTGGATGCACAGTTTACTCCACCCATTGAAAAGCTGGCATTTAAACTGGAAAAAAACGAATATGATTTGGCACAAATCTATGATAAACCTTTAACGATGGTAATAAAGAGTTTACAAACTTTTGAAGGTTATAAGCAAATGTCAAAAAATCTTCCATTGACCAATGAGTTTATAAGACGAGCAAAATATGAAGATGCAGAAGAATTAAGTTCTCTGGTGACAGGTTTATTGCCCTATATTTTTAAACAAACTCCTTCATGGTTTGAAGAAGAGATAAGCCAAGAAAGTTTTGAAAAAAGACTAAAAGATAAAAGTTATGAACACTATATTTATACAGTGGATAAAAAAACAGTGGGCTTTCTTGTCATAAAAGAAAAAAGTCATCTCTTTCATCTTTTTGTTGACGAAATGTTTCACAAAAAGGGCATTGCAAAAAAATTGTTTGAGTGTGTAAAAAATAATATGGATGTAACACATATGAGGGTCAATGCTTCTTTGTACTCTGTACCCGTTTACAAAGCTTTGGGCTTTAAAGAGAGAGGAAAAGAGGAAAACTATCAAGGTTTAGAGTATCAACCAATGGTGTATCAATCTATTGTTTAA
- a CDS encoding PLP-dependent aminotransferase family protein, translating to MYTLNPSSTTPLYIQLYEQIKKDIQLNLKAGSKLPSIRQFSSEYQISKTTVENTYAQLYAEGYIDSKPQSGYFVSDTNYKDFEQKQNIKRKPITKKRNYFYDFYPVHLPKESFPAKLWKRLSSKAIDKITDFSSYPDGQGEIELREEIVKYLIKSRGAKCDASQIVITSGFSESINLFAKMVQSKYKSFAIEDPGYHVARRTFESYGYTVEKINIDNNGLVIKELHNSNSKLVYITPSNQYPKGVTMPITNRLKLLKWAQKKDGLILEDDYDSELTYYNRPIPCLQGLDTFDKVVYFGTFSKSLSPALRISYMVLPYHLLPIYESYYDAHFSKVSLISQKTLTLFMKEGYYEKHLRKLRLLNKKRHEQLKTLLQQYLDNSMKIEAQGAGLAITINPTLAFDWDKFKTLAEENLIKLYFAKDTSGGKWEAIRMGFGGFENEETMQKAIELFSNIWYQSIKQ from the coding sequence TTGTACACATTAAATCCATCAAGTACCACCCCACTTTATATTCAATTATATGAACAGATAAAAAAAGACATACAATTAAATCTAAAAGCTGGTTCAAAACTTCCTTCGATAAGACAATTCTCTTCTGAGTATCAAATAAGCAAAACAACCGTTGAAAATACATATGCTCAACTCTATGCAGAAGGATATATAGACAGCAAACCACAAAGTGGATATTTTGTAAGTGATACCAACTATAAAGATTTTGAACAAAAACAAAACATAAAAAGAAAACCTATAACAAAAAAAAGAAATTACTTTTACGACTTTTATCCAGTACACCTACCAAAAGAGTCTTTCCCTGCAAAACTATGGAAAAGACTGAGCTCAAAAGCCATAGATAAAATTACTGATTTTTCATCTTATCCCGATGGACAAGGAGAAATAGAACTAAGAGAAGAGATTGTCAAATATCTCATAAAATCACGGGGTGCGAAATGTGATGCCAGCCAAATCGTAATCACCAGTGGCTTTAGTGAATCCATAAATTTATTTGCAAAAATGGTTCAATCTAAATATAAATCTTTTGCCATAGAAGACCCCGGTTATCATGTAGCAAGACGTACCTTTGAAAGTTATGGATACACTGTTGAAAAAATAAATATAGATAATAATGGTTTAGTTATCAAAGAATTACACAATTCAAACTCTAAACTTGTGTATATTACCCCATCAAATCAATACCCCAAAGGGGTTACGATGCCTATAACCAATCGACTCAAACTTCTAAAATGGGCACAAAAGAAAGATGGTTTAATATTAGAAGATGATTATGACAGTGAGCTTACTTATTATAACAGACCCATACCTTGTCTACAAGGTCTTGATACCTTTGATAAAGTAGTATATTTTGGTACATTTTCAAAATCACTTTCTCCTGCACTTAGAATAAGTTATATGGTTTTACCATACCATCTGCTACCAATTTATGAAAGTTATTATGATGCACATTTTTCAAAAGTTTCACTGATTAGTCAAAAAACATTAACACTATTTATGAAAGAAGGATACTATGAAAAACATCTTAGAAAACTAAGATTATTAAATAAAAAAAGACATGAACAGCTCAAAACTTTATTACAACAATATCTGGACAATAGTATGAAAATAGAAGCCCAAGGAGCTGGGCTTGCGATAACTATAAATCCAACTTTAGCTTTTGATTGGGATAAATTTAAAACTTTAGCTGAAGAAAACTTGATCAAACTTTATTTTGCAAAAGATACTTCAGGGGGGAAGTGGGAAGCAATTCGAATGGGTTTTGGAGGTTTTGAAAATGAAGAAACAATGCAAAAAGCCATAGAACTGTTCAGTAATATCTGGTATCAATCTATTAAACAATAG
- a CDS encoding carboxymuconolactone decarboxylase family protein — protein MDKRINLGKKAPHMYDKLISLKHDMQALIKDANMNEGFSHLLLLRASQINGCAFCVRLHTKDALDTGENIERISVLPAWRETEYFNEKERASLELVEAICYIKDTHFPNKVYEEAKEVLDEKEILAVEWLALIINALNILAISSRLEVK, from the coding sequence ATGGATAAAAGAATAAATCTGGGTAAAAAAGCACCTCACATGTACGATAAATTAATATCTTTAAAGCATGACATGCAAGCTTTGATAAAAGATGCAAATATGAATGAAGGTTTTAGTCATCTATTATTACTTCGAGCTTCACAGATTAATGGTTGTGCTTTTTGTGTAAGACTTCATACAAAAGATGCTTTAGATACAGGTGAAAATATAGAAAGAATAAGTGTACTTCCAGCTTGGAGAGAAACCGAATATTTTAATGAAAAAGAGAGAGCAAGTTTAGAGTTAGTTGAGGCAATTTGTTATATCAAAGATACACATTTTCCCAACAAAGTATATGAAGAAGCAAAAGAAGTTTTAGATGAAAAGGAAATCTTAGCAGTTGAATGGTTAGCGCTTATAATAAATGCGTTAAATATATTAGCCATAAGCAGTAGATTAGAGGTGAAATAG
- a CDS encoding pyridoxamine 5'-phosphate oxidase family protein: MRRSEFEIKNKAIIEEILNSSEYATLALSCDNKPYSVPVNFVHDGKVVYFHGAKKGKKKEFIVSNSYAAFSIALPYSLIQSYFSSNDDLACPATQFFRSVCASGQVLIVEDYDEKVKALSLLMKKLQPEGKYKPLNQDVYTKMINATEVFRFDIENITGKLKVGQNLSQDRYEMVLDYLEKRAYNIDKETILSMKQSI, from the coding sequence ATGAGAAGAAGTGAATTTGAAATAAAAAATAAAGCAATCATAGAAGAGATTTTAAACAGCAGTGAATATGCAACTTTGGCATTGAGTTGTGATAATAAACCTTACAGTGTACCTGTAAATTTTGTCCATGATGGAAAAGTTGTATATTTTCATGGAGCAAAAAAAGGGAAGAAAAAAGAGTTTATTGTATCAAACTCTTATGCTGCTTTTAGTATTGCTTTGCCTTACTCTTTAATACAATCATATTTTAGTAGCAATGATGATTTAGCTTGTCCTGCTACACAATTTTTTAGGTCAGTTTGCGCAAGTGGACAAGTGCTTATTGTGGAAGATTATGATGAAAAAGTAAAAGCTTTGTCTCTTTTGATGAAAAAACTTCAACCAGAAGGAAAATATAAGCCATTAAACCAAGATGTTTATACTAAAATGATCAATGCCACAGAAGTTTTTAGGTTTGATATTGAAAATATTACAGGAAAACTAAAAGTAGGGCAAAATTTATCTCAAGATAGATATGAAATGGTTTTAGATTACCTTGAAAAAAGAGCTTATAATATAGATAAAGAAACAATTTTAAGTATGAAGCAAAGTATATGA